Below is a genomic region from Anoxybacillus flavithermus.
CTGGCGTTACGACAAAACGGATTGGGCGCGCGAACGACCGTTGTCATTGGCACCCCAATCATAACAGCTGAATATTAATATAGAGACTTTGGACGCGGAGGGGAATGCCTTGGAAAAAATCATCGTCCGCGGCGGGAAGCGGTTGAGTGGCACAGTGAAAGTGGAAGGTGCGAAAAACGCTGTGTTGCCTGTCATCGCCGCAACATTATTAGCGAGTGAAGGAAAGAGCGTCATTTACGATGTGCCTGAACTCTCCGATGTATATACGATTAGTGAAGTGTTGCGTCATTTACAAGCGGACGTAACGGTTGGCAACAACAAAATTGTCGTTGATGCATCTGGAGAGCTAAGTATTGAAGCTCCATTTGAATATGTACGAAAAATGCGCGCATCTGTGTTAGTGATGGGACCGTTGCTTGCGCGTAAAGGCCGCGCGCGCGTGGCGCTACCGGGCGGCTGTGCGATCGGATCACGCCCGATTGATCAACATTTAAAAGGATTTGAAGCGATGGGTGCGACCGTGAAAATCGGGAACGGTTTCATCGCCGCTGAAGTAAATGGAAGGTTACGCGGTGCAAAAATTTATTTAGACTTCCCAAGTGTCGGTGCGACCGAAAACATTATGATGGCTGCCGTGTTAGCTGAAGGCACAACAATCATCGAAAACTGTGCGAAAGAACCAGAAATCGTTGACTTGGCGAACTTTTTAAACGCCATGGGTGCGAAAGTGCGCGGGGCTGGAACAGGCACGATTCGCATTGACGGTGTTACTACATTATATGGTGCTGAGCATACAGTTATTCCTGATCGCATTGAAGCCGGAACGTTTATGATTGCCGCTGCCATTACAGGCGGAAATGTCCTTGTACAAGGTGCGGTGCCAGAACATTTAACGTCGTTAATCGCAAAGCTCGAGGAAATGGGTGTCACGATCGTTGAAGAAGACAGCGGTTTGCGCGTCATTGCGCCAGACAAACTAAAAGCGGTAGACGTCAAAACGATGCCGCATCCTGGATTCCCGACGGATATGCAATCACAAATGATGGCGCTATTGATGAAAGCAGAAGGCACAAGCATGGTAACCGAAACGGTATTTGAAAACCGCTTTATGCATGTCGAAGAATTTCGTCGCATGAATGCCGACATGAAAATTGAAGGCCGTTCGGTCATCATTAACGGCCCATGCAACTTGCAAGGGGCGGAAGTAGCCGCAACGGACTTACGTGCAGCTGCTGCGCTTATTTTAGCTGGGCTAGCAGCGGAAGGATATACGCGCGTAACGGAGCTGAAACATTTAGATCGCGGTTACGTTCGTTTTCATGAAAAGTTAGCCGCTTTAGGTGCTGACATCGAGCGTGTACGCGAGGAGATCGATACGGCACAAACACAAATGACAGACGTTGGATGAACGTAAAAACGACCGTTTGCAGAAAGCAGATGGTC
It encodes:
- a CDS encoding UDP-N-acetylglucosamine 1-carboxyvinyltransferase — translated: MEKIIVRGGKRLSGTVKVEGAKNAVLPVIAATLLASEGKSVIYDVPELSDVYTISEVLRHLQADVTVGNNKIVVDASGELSIEAPFEYVRKMRASVLVMGPLLARKGRARVALPGGCAIGSRPIDQHLKGFEAMGATVKIGNGFIAAEVNGRLRGAKIYLDFPSVGATENIMMAAVLAEGTTIIENCAKEPEIVDLANFLNAMGAKVRGAGTGTIRIDGVTTLYGAEHTVIPDRIEAGTFMIAAAITGGNVLVQGAVPEHLTSLIAKLEEMGVTIVEEDSGLRVIAPDKLKAVDVKTMPHPGFPTDMQSQMMALLMKAEGTSMVTETVFENRFMHVEEFRRMNADMKIEGRSVIINGPCNLQGAEVAATDLRAAAALILAGLAAEGYTRVTELKHLDRGYVRFHEKLAALGADIERVREEIDTAQTQMTDVG